The genome window CAATGCGATCGCCGAACAGCACGATGGCCTCGGCGCTGTCATCTTGGCGCGACGTCCAGCACATCCCTTGCGCTTCCGGGCATTGCGCGTGAATAGCCTCGGCCCATAGGCGCGTCTTCGGATAACGGTCTTGCTCGGTATCGATCAGTTCCGCGCGGCGCACGCCGAGCTTACGTAAAGCCTTGGTGCGTAGATCGACGAGTTGCAGTGCGTTCAGCGGCAGAAGGCGTGAATGTACGATGCCAATCAACTTCTGTTTGTCGAAGGTCTTGTAGCCCGGCGCAAACGGAATGTCGTGGAAAACGGTCTCCATGGCGGAGCAGTCGAATGTCGCACCGCCGTAGAGTGTGGGAATCACGCTGCCGGCAAGGTCAACGATAGGGCTGAAGCGCGCATTGCCGCGCGCCGTGTCATTGAATTGATTGGGTCGATACGCCTCACGGTGTATTCGATGGAATAGGCGACGCGTCGGCCATGTGAGCAGGCTCGTATGGAGCACGCTAGCGGGGAGCGGTGTGTCAGTGTTCGAGACCAATGCAAGAATCCGCTTCCGGGATCCCTTGGTGTTGCTCTCAACCATGTAGCAGTCCCGCCTTCTCGTCCGCCGCGGCAGCGATTACCTGGTCGGGTTGCGTTGCCAGCACATCCTGAGGGCGCCTGCCGCCCAAGAAACTGTTCGCCGATAGAAACCAGTAGGCGAGGCCCCAACCATCCTTCGAATCACCAAAGACCGCCAGTACTTTGGCGAGCGATTTCAGTGGACGATATCCCGCAGGGACATCGAGTCCATAGCCCGGAAAGTAATCGACGCCGTTGTGCCGGATCGCAAACGTTGCGCCATCGCGCTTCCACTTATTGGGCTGCGCGCTAGGATTGCTTTCGCTGAAGCCCGCGAGTTTCGCGATCTGCACCGCCGTGAGCCAGTCGGCGCTTTCAAGTACCGCTTTACGTGAGCGCGCTACCATCGTCGCTTCTCGCATCAGCGTCGGGGTAGGGGGTGCGCGCGGAACCAACGCGTCTACAAGGGACTCCAAGACCTGTTGATCCTGCTCCGCCAGCTTCGAACGCAGGACATAAGCGACGTTTAGCAGCGTCCCCGCGAGCGCCTCGGCTTCTTGTTCCGTCGCGTCTTCCAGTGCGATCGCCACGACGCGGCTCGCGCGCATACCCGTCAGCTGTCGACGAATGTCGTCGCTAGAACCCGACAAGGTCGAGACGCCAGCCCATTTGACGGAGTCGTGCATGACGTTCATGGCAATCACCAAAGTGGGTGAGATGGGTTAGGTTTTATATATTCTACCCCATCTAACCCGTGCCGCCGCTTTCTTCTGTCTGATTACGCCGCCTGAGCCACCGGCGAGCGTTTACGCGGCGCCGTACGCCCAGCCGTTCCGCCAGCCGGAACAGGTGTCGCCTTGCGCGTCAACGCCGTCTCCGATTTTCCGTGAAAGGTGAAAATCTCCACCGCGTCGCGCAATACGTCGGTCTGCTCGCGGTGATGGCTCGCCGCCGCCGCGACTTCTTCCACCAATGCTGCATTCTGCTGCGTCACTACGTCGAGATCGTCCATCGCGCGCTCCATCTCGTTCAGGTTGCGCTCCTGCTGATGATGCGTCTCGTCGAGTTGTCCGATCACATGGACCGTCTTGCTGAAACTGTCGACGATCGCGTGCATGGATTCGCTGGCCCGCTCGGCCAGCACCGCGCCCGATTGCGCCTGCGAAACCGTCGAACTCACGAGCGTGTCGATCTGCTGCGCCGCATCCTTGCAGCGTTTCGCGAGAGACTGCACTTCGCCTGCCACGACGGCAAAGCTGCGACCATGTTCTCCGGCACGCGCCGCCTCGACCGCGGCATTCAAGGCGAGCAGATTCGTCTGGAACGCGATGCCGTCGATCA of Robbsia sp. KACC 23696 contains these proteins:
- a CDS encoding RES family NAD+ phosphorylase; this translates as MVESNTKGSRKRILALVSNTDTPLPASVLHTSLLTWPTRRLFHRIHREAYRPNQFNDTARGNARFSPIVDLAGSVIPTLYGGATFDCSAMETVFHDIPFAPGYKTFDKQKLIGIVHSRLLPLNALQLVDLRTKALRKLGVRRAELIDTEQDRYPKTRLWAEAIHAQCPEAQGMCWTSRQDDSAEAIVLFGDRIASSDLETVDGPTPLLGDESTYDAVLSLADRIGVNVVSGR